A genomic window from Purpureocillium takamizusanense chromosome 2, complete sequence includes:
- a CDS encoding uncharacterized protein (COG:S~EggNog:ENOG503P2AS) — MAKVIILMADYGHDPTETAVPYAAFKDAGFDVRFATESGKAPGCDSRMLQGITQKILGATQSTIQLYNAMASSAEFKKPLSWTASGFSLAPYNLVFLPGGHEKSVRQIIDSAAVHTLLLDYFPSTAKSTASDGKKAAAAVGAICHGVMVLSEARRRDGDGRSVLHGVTTTTLPARFEQMAFWGTRAFLGDYYKTYGAGSDDVEDSVRKAVGDPSHLKISLSPSPFVVEDENFNYISARFPGDVPLMAERMVKLVQDLTAGESGTSGSA; from the exons ATGGCCAAGGTTATCATCCTCATGGCCGACTACGGGCATGACCCGACAG AAACGGCCGTCCCATATGCGGCATTCAAAGACGCGGGGTTCGACGTCAGATTCGCGACTGAGAGCGGCAAGGCACCGGGCTGCGACAGCCGCATGCTCCAGGGCATCACGCAAAAGATTCTC GGCGCAACGCAGTCCACCATCCAGCTCTAcaacgccatggcctcgtcggctgAGTTCAAGAAGCCCCTCTCTTGGACCGCCTCCGGCTTCTCCCTCGCGCCGTACaacctcgtcttcctccccgGCGGACACGAAAAGTCCGTTCGCCAGATTATCGACTCGGCTGCGGTTCACACGCTGCTGCTAGACTACTTCCCGTCCACGGCAAAGTCAACGGCGAGCGACGGtaagaaggcggcggcggcagtcggTGCGATCTGCCACGGCGTCATGGTGCTGTcggaggcgcggcgccgggacggcgacggacggaGCGTGCTTCAcggggtgacgacgacgactctgCCGGCCAGGTTTGAGCAAATGGCGTTCTGGGGGACGAGGGCTTTCCTAGGGGATTACTACAAGACGTACGGAGCTGGGAGCGATGACGTGGAGGACTCG GTCCGGAAGGCGGTTGGTGATCCGTCGCACCTGAAAATCAGTCTCTCCCCGTCCCC GTTTGTAGTCGAGGACGAAAACTTCAACTACATCAGTGCTAGATTTCCCGGAGATGTGCCGCTCATGGCCGAGAGGATGGTCAAGCTGGTACAAGACCTAACAGCCGGAGAGTCTGGTACGTCTGGCTCGGCTTAG
- a CDS encoding uncharacterized protein (EggNog:ENOG503PTB2) — protein MSPLGNKTSKNNPYGTPTIPGAAGPHVGMGPDAHLPGPAPHTAGPHRHDLLNKLDPTVDSQSGGAQVLGPGVQGTGRQAAVAQPVPPTATAAAGGGMPPGNHAVSGVGGNYTHGPPQHNSRLANTLDPRIDATVANGQVTTAAAAPAPGTAAPGFAPGQNAGALGGVPEGTYGPHRTRAGNALDPTVDSDLDRTPRGMAQQGGGAYGATGAVAGGGRVRDERLPGPAPHTAGPHRSDLMNKLDPKVNSKMEGVPARQYR, from the coding sequence ATGAGTCCTCTTGGAAACAAAACCAGCAAGAACAATCCCTACGGCACGCCCACCATTCCGGGGGCTGCCGGGCCACACGTCGGCATGGGACCCGATGCTCACCTCCCCGGTCCGGCGCCTCACACGGCAGGTCCGCATCGACATGACCTCCTTAACAAGCTCGACCCGACGGTCGACAGCCagtccggcggcgcgcaggtccTGGGACCCGGCGTCCAAGGCACCGGCCGACAAGCTGCCGTTGCGCAGCCGGTCCCTCCGacagccaccgccgcggccggagGAGGGATGCCGCCGGGCAATCACGCCGTGAGCGGCGTCGGAGGCAACTACACGcacggcccgccgcagcacaACTCCCGTCTGGCCAACACGCTAGACCCGCGTATCGACGCGACCGTGGCCAACGGCCAGGtgaccacggcggcggcggctcccgcccccggcacggcggctCCGGGGTTCGCACCGGGACAGAACGCGGGCGCCCTTGGAGGCGTCCCGGAGGGCACGTATGGCCCGCACCGCACGCGAGCGGGCAACGCGCTGGACCCCACCGTCGACTCGGACCTCGACAGGACGCCGCGCGGCATGGCGCAGCAGGGGGGAGGCGCGTACGGCGCCACGGgagcggtggcgggcggcggccgcgtgaGGGACGAGAGGCTCCCGGGTCCGGCCCCGCACACGGCCGGGCCGCACCGGTCTGACCTGATGAATAAGCTGGACCCCAAGGTGAACAGCAAGATGGAGGgcgtgccggcgcggcagtACAGGTGA